The Sporosarcina sp. Marseille-Q4943 genome includes the window CGCTTATTCCCCTGCTCCTTGGATCTCTATAACGAAATTCACAATTCAATCGAACCTTATTGTATCCGTCACCTTTCTACTGAGCGTTTTCACAATGATAGCGAGAAAGCCCCCGACTCCCTTATTGGATTTCTTGAAAAATTGTTCTCTCATTTATATTTTTATATGTATAGCTACCTATCATTTTCTTCTTTCCAGTGGCGGAGAATACGATGGAATTCGGATTGTCACGAACTTTACCCTTCATTACTTACTACCGATATTTGTATTTATGAATTGGATTGCTTTTGAAACCAAGAAAAAATATAGCTATAAGCACATCTTTTATTGGATGATCTTCCCTTTGCTTTATTGTGTCGTTTCATTGTTACGAGGATTGGTTGATGGTTTTTATCCTTATTTCTTTTTGAATCCCACTGGAGAAATTCCAGTAGGTGTTGGTAGCTATGAGAGTGTTGCATTGTTCATTATTGCTTATTTATTTGTTTATATCGTTTTGGGCTTTTTCTTGATTCTCTTAAACAGGATATTTCTAAACAGTAATATGATAACTTAACAGTACTCGTGATTGCTTAACATAGGAGCGATGCAAATGGTTAAGAGAGAAAAAGTCGCCATCACAATCTTTGCTACAGTCATCGTACTGGCGATTGGTCTGTCTTTGTATGATTGGCCCTCAAGAAAAATTCCTCATGTGACAATGATTTCTTCCTACGACATTCGAAATGTTGGCTCTCTCTATGATTTTAAAGATAAAAGGATCGACAACATTAAAGTGACTACATGGACCAACCTCACTTATAGTATGAAGCGGGATGAGTCGGGAATTCACGTTCAAATTCGAAATGAGGAGAACAAGCTCCTTACCGAAACGACTTGCGGGGATTTCCTTATTTATTATGTGCCTGAAAGTTGGTCTCCTGATCAAGTGCAATTGCAATCTTGTAAGCCTGGTGAAGAGACATATACTTTAGGGTCTATCAATTAATCAGGTGCCTGTGCACCACACATTTATGACATTTCAATTTAAAGTATATATATACACGAAGAAGCCAACCGGCAGTTGATACGGTTGGCTTCTTCATTTCTTTATACAATTGTAGTGTATTTACTGAATTGTGTGCTGCACAGGCACCAAAACTTAGAACCTCTGGATGGACAGTATTTCATCCTCGTCTGAATATGCTTCTAAGATGCGGATTACTTACAGGAGGCGTTCTCAGATAAGGTGTCGGTTCATGGTTATCATATTTTCGGATTGATGAGGTGCTTGTTATCTTATAACACTATAAACAAAACCCTTCTCAAGTGACTAATTTAAAAAGGGTAAACAATAAATATATGATTATCGTTGACATTAAATCGGTTTCTGCCTAGGATGGCGGACCAAAAAGATCTCTATTGTTCCTTCCCCAACACGATAAAAGACTTTGTAGGGATCAGATTTTCCAAGAGCTATTAATACCATTCTCAAATCAACTCGCTCTTGTTGAAGGTAAACCGGTCGACCGGGAAGATAAAGGGATAACTTTTGCTCTCTAAAATATACTTAAATTGTTTCCTTTAGATAAGGTGCAATCTTAGGTAACTCAACCGTTTTCCTCCATCGATCTAATTCCAACAAGGAATCGATGGCTGATTTTCTCCAAATAACATTCATGAATCAATTCCTAACATCTTATTGATTTCATCTTCTGTTAAGATTGGATTCGTTTTATCCAATGCAGCCCTCAGGCGTTCTTCTTCGTCAGGGTCAGTGACTACATAGGCGGCATAATCATTTACTTCTTCTACCTCCATCAACAAATATCTCTTCGCATCTACCTGAATATACGGATGACCGGATTGAATCGCCTTTTTCACTTCATTATCTTCAATCTTAATTGGTTCCACTATACTCACCCACTCTTCTTTCATTTACCCTTAATTATACCTTAGTACAGGATAGGTTTAAACTTCTTGAAAGGTTGCCATCCCGAGGCATTCATAGTAATTTTAATTAATACATAAATCGAGGAGTATGCACTATGACACAAATTAACGGCACCCATGCGATGCTTGATTTCGCAGAGGACAGTCTCTAGCCGGATGACGGTCAGTCCTATGACTCGGCTTCATCCGGCTAGGGAAAATCCCTATGCGAAGGAGTTTTTTATTCATGAAGAAAGAGTTTAAGCAAACAGCTGTATTTTATTACGAGCATCATTATGCAAAGAAGGGCGATTACCAGATCCACGTCCGGTTCCCCGATCTATTAGCGTTAGGCCTTCCAGCCTTTACTGTTGGGAATAGCCTAGAAGATGCAATTGAGGCTGCGAAAGAGATACTCGAGATGATGGTCGAATGTGCAGAAGAGGACGGAATCGTACTGCCCGACCCTACTCCAATCGAAATGATTCAAATCGATCGAGGTTTTGATCTCGATGCACCGCCGTTCCGAATCCTTGTCGAACACGTGTCGATTTATTTGTAATAAAACTCCGATTAGTAAATAGCTCAATATAGCAAGGAAAGACCGGATGCTGTATCATCCGGTCTTTCTCTTTTAGCACTAGACACCTACCCACTATAAACACTCTCACACGTTCCCGCGATTGGTTCATAAAAGCAATGAAGTTTGAATTGGCCCGTAAACGGTTGGTTGTACCAAGTTGGAGGACAAGGACCGAATGGATTGAAATACCATAGCGCGAATTTCGCTGGGTGCTGTCTCCAGTTTTCCAAATTCCGTCTTGCTAATCGTCTTTCAGATTCTCTCGCCCGTTGGTAAAACAGGTTCCCCTTTTGAACAGCTTCGAAAGAATAATTTCCTCCCTGCACCTGAAAAATGACATCGTTAATCGTTCGAACATCTCGAAAGTCTAAACAATCTGCTACAGCGCGGTTCACAATGACATTGCCGACATACAACATCCCTTGGTTTCCTTCGCCCTCGGCTTCCGCCCTCATCATCCTTGCCATTAAACTGACATCATTATCCCGGTATTTAACTCTTGGCATTTATCCACCTCAAATATATTGTATGACCCAAGGCCTGTTCAAATGCCATTTTTCAAAAATAAGAATCTGATGCACGAATGCTAAACTCAGCCCTCTTTAGACACCGCCACGCCAAGATGTTTTAATGCAAAATGGAGTATCTCTCTTTTCCTTCTTCTAACTCTTCAAATTCTTCTACTACAAAATCGATAAATCGGTCAAGGTATAGCTGTACGCCTATTTTTGCGATTGCCGAAATGTCCTTCCCATACATTTCCGCTACTAGTTTGAGTTTTTTCATTTCCTGATCATTTAGAGTTACAGTGAACTTTGTTTTCATGCATTTACCCCCTATTATTTCAATTCCTCTCTTGTCTGGTAATAGTGTGCTGCACAGGCACCGAAATTTCGGTGCTTGGTTCGCGTTATTCTGTTATGGACCACTGCTCGCGGTGACGTTGCAATCCTTCTTCTCCGTAAAGCGTGCGCACGAAATGCTCTTCCGCCCGCTTCGTCCGGATATGAATGGAAGAATGATCCTCGCATACATCACAGTTTCCGTACTCCGCATCACTCGTCAATCTCAAGTAAAAATAGTCATCTTTCACTTGCGAGAAATCCCCTTGCAGCCATTTATCCAAAATCTCCTCTAACCTCGAATCCTTCTTCACAAAACGCTTCAAGTAAAGGATGTTTTCCTTTGCCATTTGTCCGGCTGAATGGCCTGCGGAATAGCTATTCACTTCCGCCCATCCATGCTCCAACTTATCTGTAATGAGCTGATCGGCTGAATATCTCGTCACCTTCTGCCCAAGCATCGACAGCATTGTTTGAGCCATCGTCATGGAACTTTCCTCCAACCGTTGTGCAGAAATTCCTGCAAAATGTCCGGGTAGTCGCATCGCCGGTGCCGCTGGATCGATAGGATTGTTCATATGCAGCAACCGATGCAGAAATACGGCATAATGCACTCTTGTAACGGGTTTATCGGGATTGAAGTATCCGAAATCCCCTGTTGTGATTCCATTCGAATAGAGCGCTCGGACATATTTGTTCGCCGGATGATTTTTCGGCACGTCCATGAAATCCAACTCCACTTTCACTTTCAGATTGAATGCGATTGTCAGCACCTTCGCCATTTCCGCACGAGTGATCGGCGTATTCGGGTTGAAGTTCCCTTTCGCATCCGGCTCGAAAATTCCGGCTTGCTGTAATTTCTTTATATCATTGAAGAAGGCGTTCTTCGTGGATACGTCCTCGAATGGAACAAACGGCTTTCTTGCCGGTAACTTTGTTGCGCGGTTGACGAGAGCCGCCGCATGTTTCCGCGAAATGACCTCAGTCGGCCTGAATTCCCCGTTTTCGTACCCGCTAATAATATTTCGGTCCCGCATCTCATGGACAATCTCATAATACGGGCTGTTCTTGGACACGTCAGGAAACGGATTCGTCACTGCCGCTTCCGCCTGTACCGGGAAGAGGATGGCAGGAATAGCGATCGCCGCTGCTAATGCCATTTTCAATATCTTGTTTTTATTCAATGAAACTTCCTCCATTTACTATGTACACTATTATTTGCACCGTACAGACGTAGATTTTCGGGAAAAGTTTCAAAGTATTTTTTACTGTTACATTTCCACTCCCGATTCAAGCGAATTGAAGTTTAGTTAAGGGGCAGAACTGGTTTTATTTACTTGTGTTACTAGTTTGGAAAGTAGCCTAGAATTGTGTTTGTGTTAGAAAGAGGTTTATATAATTTTGAGGACGATTATTGTACTATTACATATTGTAAAATGGTTATTTATTGTTGGATTATGCAGTGCTGGTATCGTTGTAGGTGCTGTCATATTAGGTATTATGGGGATTGATGTGCCTCACATGGAATTAATCATAAATGCTGTAGCACTACCTCTGTTGTTTTTCGACCTCAAAATTGTCAGGATAACAATAAGCATACTTTGTTTGATTATTTCTGTCTTCGTGTATTTTCAATTAAGGAAGATGATGGAATAGCCAAGCTAACTGGGATGCTTAGACGGCTCTTTTTTCTTGTTCAACTATAGGTGCAGAACAGCGTAAAAGGAGAAGTAATGTATAAGGTAAAACTCTATTTAAAGTATCGAATAAAATCATATCTTTTATATACCGCCATTTTCATTTCAGGGTTTATTATTGTTGTTTTTATATTTGGTCCACCGAAGCATTATGTTGTTCCTACTCTATCAATGATTACAGCTTATGGTTCTTTGGAATACGTAGAGTTTAAACGTTGGAAAAAAGATAAAAAGGGTGTTTTTTATTAAAGAGAAAATTGCTTTGGCTTTAAAACGAATAGAAGAGGATATTGAAAGCGATGATTTGGGAAAAGCGAGGGATCGATTGCACGGGTTAATCTCAACCTATCCTAATGAATTGGAACTTCGTAAAAAGTTGGGAGACATTTATTTTGAATTAAAATATCCTGCGATGGCTGGCCGATACTGGTATTTAGAAAAGAATAAAACTCCCCAAATGAAAAAAGCGTGTATAGTGTTTGAAAACTCCATGGGCAATGACATGGATAAAATCGCGCGGGCATTAAAGTATAAAGGTGATATTGAGCTTTTAGAAGGACTGGATATAGACCCCGCATTCTTATCTAGTGAATATAAAGGAAAAGAAAAATTGGTGGAAGAACAAGATGTTCCAATAGGGCCTACATACAAATTGATTATTTTTGGGTGTCTTTCAGTAATACTTTCCATAATTATTTTTGCATCAGTTGGGGTCTATACATTTATAGAATGGATGTTTTAATCTGTTTAATTAAATAATCCTTCTGGAAAAGTAAAATTAAAAAGAGGTGTATATATGCAAATTTTATATTGTTTTTTATCCTTGTTTCTTTTAAGTGGACTGATAGCTGGTTCTATGGATAGCGAATTTTTAATTGATATCTTCGGTAATATGGGTGATGATATTTCAATTTATTTTGGATTACCTTTGCTTTATTTGATTCGAAACTATTTTAAAGAGATAAAAACCCTACTTTATATTTTATTATTTTTTCTAAGCATATTTTCTTACATAGTTATTGCTAGTATTGTTATTGACTGACGAAGCCTCCCGCATTTTTCGGGAGGCTGTTTATTCATAGATACGGATTTTCCACCCATGGTCCGACCGTCGACAGTCTCGTCAGCTGCTTCGCCATATACGCTGGAGTGTAGGGCATATCGTTTTTCAGCCACCAAATGATGACGCCCAAATAGGCTGTGATGGGACCCATGGTGAATGCCTTTTTAAAATCATTCGTCCCGAAAACAGCACAGGACCTAACGAAAGCGATTGCTGAGGAAATTACGAGTATTGAATTGAAAAGAGTTTAAATTCGTAAATAGTCGAAGATGAATAATCGTAATCACCCATTGTCACAAGGGTGATTACTTTTGTTTCATTCACAAAACAAGGCGGTGTATTAGCACCTATTCATCCTTCTCCAATTCTGCGTACCATTTCACTTTCCACGCTTCCACTTTCGCGTCGATTTCATCCCTCGCCTGTTTCGCTTCTTCGCTCTTCTGCTCTTTTATTTCGGTAAAATGAGTCGATCTCAGCTCTCCCATTTCCTTTGCCAGCTCAATGACTTCACTATTTATTTTATTTGCCCCATCGCAGAAGAAATCTTTTCTGAAGCTTCGGTTGCTTTTTCGATAAAGTGATCCAATTGATCTTCAGTTGTTTGCATTTCGAGTGCCTCGATACTAATAGCCCCAAGCACCGTTCCTTCAAAATCAAAAATAGGCGCACCGACTGCTAGTGTACCTTCCGTTTTTTCGCCTATACTGATTGCAAACCCTTTCCGTTTGATCGAGCGCAATTGTTGCTTAAATTGTTCCCGCTCCCCCTCTTCCGGAATTAGCCTTTGCAGCAAGGCATCCGTATTATGGGGCGGCGCATATGCCAGCATCGTTTTATTAGCGGCCCCGATGTTCATCGGTATGCGTTCACCTATACTATCAATGATACGTACATTCCGCGGACTATCAATTCGGTCTATGATAATAGATACGTCATCGTTCGGTGTATTAAGGTATACGGTTTCCTCTACTTCCTTTGCCAATTTTTCGAGAATCGGCCGAGCTACATGACGAATGTCCAGTTTCTCGTATTTTTTTAAGCCCAGTTCCATCCATTTATAGCCTAGTTCATATTGCTTCGTATATTCGATTTGCGAAACGAGATTATGCAACTCAAGTGATTGCAACAACCGATACACCGTGCTAATCGGCAGTCCCGTCTCCTTCGCCAACTCTGCGACAAGCCATTTATCCTTTTGCGAGTCCGACATGACTTCGATGATGAGCATGGCCCTGTCTATCGATTGAATCATTTTCGTTTGCCTCCCGTCTTCCCCATATTGTAGCAGATATTGGACCAGCCCCGCATCTTTAATTATCAGACCCTTCCCAAAATAAAAGAAAAAGGGATTGACATTCATCCAATGACAGAACTAAAATAATATTAACATTTCAATATGTAGAATTAATTCCACAATGCGGAATTTCAACACGACAAGTGAAAGCGCTTTCTAAAGAGAGAAATAGAGAGGGTGGGAGAAATGGAAGGGTTCACAAAGTTCATCGCGGATATTACAAATTTCATATGGGGGATGCCGATCATGGTCATTCTCATCGGGGGTGGCGTTTTCTTGACGGTGCGTCTTGGTTTCTTCCAATTCCGCTACTTCCCGCATATTATCAAGCAGACTTTCGGCAAGATATTTTCAAAAAGTGAAGGGGACGGTACGTTGACTCCATTTCAAGCGACGGCAAGTGCGCTTGCTTCCACAATGGGTGCAGCGAATATTGTGGGAGTTCCGGTAGCTATCGCACTCGGCGGACCGGGGGCAATTTTCTGGATGTGGCTTGTCGCTCTTATCGGGATTGGAACCAAGTATTCGGAAGTCGTTCTCGGAATGCACTATCGGGAGAAAAACGAGGTCGGTGAATATGTCGGCGGCCCAATGTATTACATACGAAAAGGACTTGGCTGGAAAAAGGTCGCTTATTTCCTTGCTTTTGCACTTATGATTGAAATTGTCGCGAGTACGATGGTGCAATCCAATTCCATCGCAACAACGATGAAAGGTTCGTTTGGCTTGTCTCCTATTGTTACAGGCATTCTTGTTGCACTTCTTGTTGTCTTGGTCACTTACGGTGGAATTAAAACAATCGGAAAAGTGTCGGAGAAGTTGATTCCATTCATGGTTGTCATTTATCTTGTTGCTGCACTTGTAGTTATTGTTGCGAATATAAAAGAACTTCCAACTGCATTCGGACTGATTTTTGAATATGCGTTCCGGCCGATGTCGGCGGCGGGCGGTTTTGCCGGCGCTGGTGTAGCGGCTGCCATTCGTTGGGGCCTTGCCCGGGGGCTTTATTCCAATGAAGCAGGTATGGGAACGGCGCCGATTGCCCATTCAGCAGCCATTACGAATCATCCTGCGAAACAAGGATTCTGGGGTGTGTTCGAAGTAATCGTCGATACACTCGTCGTCTGTACAATTACTGCCCTTGTCGTCTTGACGTCTGGCGTCTGGAAAACCATGTCACCGGATGATGCCTCATCCATGGTGACAGAAGCGTTTGTGCCAGTATTCGGTTCATCACTTGCCGGAACTATCGTTTCAGCAACGCTATTCTTATTCGTCATCACCACAGTAGTCGTCATCATTTTCTATGGTGAAAAGCAGGCTGAGTTCCTTTTCGGGACAACATTCTCCAAGGTGATGCGCTTTATTTATATCGGTGCCATTATCGTCGGTGCAGTCGGAGGATTGCAGTTCATCTGGCAGTTCCTCGATTTATTGCTCGCTTTGGTTGTCATCCCGAACGTCATCGCTGTTCTATTCTTGAGCGGTAAAGTGAAAGAAATTACAAACGACTATTTTATGAATCTCTATCCGATCGAACGAAAAAAATGAATCCATCAAGGAGGCAAGAGATATGTACAATCAGCTAAGAAATTTGGAATTATCACAACAGGTCGAGATGTTGACTCGTCATTTGGTAAGCATCAATAGCATTAACGGGACACTTGGTGAGGTGGAGATTGTTCAGGAGATCTATCGGATACTTCGGTCATTCCCATATTTCGAAGAACATCCCGACCATCTCTGGCTCCAGACGATTGAAGGTGATCCGATCGGCCGTCAAAATGTCTTCGCTTTAGTAAAAGGCGAAAAACTCTCGAAGCAAACCGTCTTATTTCATTCTCATATTGATACGGTTGCTGTCGAAGATTTCGGACCTTTGAAAAAGGATGCTTTTTCTACGGATGCAATGGAAGATTTTTTCCGTGGATATGAAAATGATCCAGTAATCCAACAGGAGGCACTTTCAGGTGATTGGATGTTCGGACGCGGCTCTGTGGACATGAAAAGTGGTGCAGCTGTCCATATTGCGAATACTCTATATTTTACAGAACATCCAGAAAAACTGACTGGTAATGTACTCCTCCTTTGCAATGGGGATGAAGAAAGCGAACACCGTGGCATTATCGGTGCCCTTTCCGAATTAAATAGACTCCAAGCGGAACAGGGTCTTGATTTTATCACCGCTATCAATACTGATTTCATCACTCCATTGTATGATGGCGATTCAAACCGATATATTTACACGGGAGCCGCAGGCAAGATCCTTCCTTGCTTCCATATTTACGGTAAAGAAGTACATGTTGGTGACACACTATCAGGTATTGATCCGAATTTCATTGCTGCCAAATTGACGGAACGGATCCATAACCGATATGCCCTTGCGGAAAAAATTCCCGGGGAGCTTGTCCTGCCGCCGACTTGTCTACAACAACGCGACACGAAAGAGCTTTATACGGTTCAAACGGCGATTAGCAGTCATCTTTACTTCAACTATTTCGTTTATGAAGATACTCCCGAGCAAATACTCGAGAAATTGTTGCATGAAGCAAGAGAGGCATGTGAGGAAGCCGAGCGTTACTTGCAGCAACAGTTTGAAGAATATATCGAGTTTACCGAATTGCCTTCCCGAGATTTGTCATGGGGAATTGACGTGACTACTTATGATGAGTACTTACAATATTTGATTCAGCGTGGCGTCAATGTGAAATCGATTATCGACAAAGCGCTTGCAAAGAAGTCTGGCGATTTACGAGATGTTAGTTTCTCTATCGTCAGCGCCTTGCAGGAAGCCGATCCTGAAAAAAAAGCTCGGGTCATTTTATTCTTCGCACCGCCGTTCCTTCCGCATAATTATTTGAAGACGGATGTATCACGTGATAAAAAGATCCAATCTTCCATTTCGGAAGTGCTGGAAGAAATGGGTGAACTGACAGACGAGTGTTTTGAGTTAAAAAAATTCTTCCCTTATTTGGCAGATGGCAGTTTTCTATCAATCCATGAGGCAGAGGAAGAACTGGCACCACTTGTTCACAATTTGCCGGAATGGGACAACATTTACACAATTCCATTCCATACCATTCAAAAATTGAACATCCCATCCGTAAATATGGGTGTCTACGGAAAAGACGGCCATAAATGGACGGAACGTGTCTATAAACCTTACTCATTCGGAGTTTTGCCTTTGTTGATCCGCAAAACAACCATGCGTATGCTCGAAAAGGCGTCTGAAGATCAGTCGTTAGAATTAGTGTAAAAGTATATAAACGGCTCCCATTTGACCGGTATAACGGAGATTACCCCATGAGGAAACTTTTTCGAGACTGGGACTGTTTGTACCAACAGCAAAACCCCTTCAAGCCTTTTCACGGCTATGAAGGGGTTTTGCTTTGTTATTGCATCGATGCAAGTAGATTTATGCAAGCTCAATTGGCATTTGACGCCATTACGCTTTACTTACAACAATCTCTTCATCCACAACGTCCACATGGACTTTTTCAATGTCGTCTTCTTCCAAGATGAGATCAGTCAATGGATCTTCGATTTTGTCTTGGATGACTCTGCGGAGTGGTCGTGCTCCGAAATGTTTGTCGTAGCCGAGCTTCACCAATTCCCGTTTCGCTTCAGGCGAGATGGAGATCGCGATATCGTTTTCTTCAATCGCTTCTTCCAGGTCAACGAGCATCAAGTCAACGATTTCGAGTAGGTTGTCCTCTGTCAATTCATTGAACGAGACGATCGCATCGAAACGGTTCAGGAATTCAGGTTTGAAGTAGTCTCCGAGAGATTCGAGCATGGAGACGGATTCATGTGCGGTTTGATTGAACCCTACACTTACTTTCTTCTCGCCTGTTCCGGCGTTGCTCGTCATGATGATGACAGTGTCTTTGAAGCTCACTGTCCGTCCGTGCGAATCCGTTAGACGGCCGTCTTCCATAATTTGAAGGAACATATGTTGAACGTCCGGATGCGCTTTTTCGATTTCGTCGAATAGCAAAATCGAATATGGGTTGCGGCGGACTTGTTCCGTTAGTTGACCCGCTTCTTCGTGACCTACGTAACCTGGAGGTGAACCGATGATTTTAGAGACGGCGTGTTTCTCCATGTATTCACTCATGTCTAGGCGAATCAATGTGTCACGGGAACCGAATAGTTCTTCCGCCAACACTTTTGTAATTTCCGTTTTACCGACACCTGTCGGACCGACGAATAGGAACGATCCGATCGGACGCGTTTTTGATTTGAATCCTGCGCGGCTTCGGCGGATCGCTTTTGCGACTTTGTCGGCCGCTTCTTCTTGTCCGATCACTTTTTTCCGTAGATTGTCGGCAAGGTTTTTCATTTTCGCTTGTTCCGATGCTTGCAGTTTCGTCACCGGAATGCCTGTTTTTTCTTCCACGATTTCCTCGATGTCTTCAACCGCCACTTCATAGAGTGTGTTTTCACCTTGGTTGGCGTCCTCCAATTGTTGACGAAGTTGCATCTCTTCTTGGCGCAATGCTGCCGCTTTTTCATAGTCTTCCTCTTCTGCAGCTTGCTCTTTTTGCTGGACGACTTCTTCTAGCCGTTTTCCGATTGCATCTACATTCGCTGAAGCATGTTGAAGGTTCAAGCGTGCCCCCACTTCATCCATCAAATCAATTGCCTTGTCCGGCAAGAATCGGTCTTGGATATAGCGTTGGGACAGTGTGACGAATGCGCGAATCGTTTCATCCGAATAACGTACTTCGTGGAACGCTTCATAACGGTCTTTGATTCCGTTTAGGATTGTGATCGCGTCTTCCGTAGAAGGCTCTTTAACGATGATCGGCTGGAATCGGCGTTCGAGTGCCGCATCTTTTTCGATTTGACGGTATTCTTTCAACGTCGTCGCACCGATAATTTGCATGCTGCCCCGTGCCAATGCCGGTTTTAGGATATTCCCGGCATCCATTTTGGAGCCTTCCGCCGAA containing:
- a CDS encoding Pr6Pr family membrane protein, coding for MNKIKLVFHILISFIGFTSVVLHIAYSPAPWISITKFTIQSNLIVSVTFLLSVFTMIARKPPTPLLDFLKNCSLIYIFICIATYHFLLSSGGEYDGIRIVTNFTLHYLLPIFVFMNWIAFETKKKYSYKHIFYWMIFPLLYCVVSLLRGLVDGFYPYFFLNPTGEIPVGVGSYESVALFIIAYLFVYIVLGFFLILLNRIFLNSNMIT
- a CDS encoding type II toxin-antitoxin system HicB family antitoxin, whose product is MKKEFKQTAVFYYEHHYAKKGDYQIHVRFPDLLALGLPAFTVGNSLEDAIEAAKEILEMMVECAEEDGIVLPDPTPIEMIQIDRGFDLDAPPFRILVEHVSIYL
- a CDS encoding cell wall hydrolase, with amino-acid sequence MPRVKYRDNDVSLMARMMRAEAEGEGNQGMLYVGNVIVNRAVADCLDFRDVRTINDVIFQVQGGNYSFEAVQKGNLFYQRARESERRLARRNLENWRQHPAKFALWYFNPFGPCPPTWYNQPFTGQFKLHCFYEPIAGTCESVYSG
- a CDS encoding S-layer homology domain-containing protein; its protein translation is MNKNKILKMALAAAIAIPAILFPVQAEAAVTNPFPDVSKNSPYYEIVHEMRDRNIISGYENGEFRPTEVISRKHAAALVNRATKLPARKPFVPFEDVSTKNAFFNDIKKLQQAGIFEPDAKGNFNPNTPITRAEMAKVLTIAFNLKVKVELDFMDVPKNHPANKYVRALYSNGITTGDFGYFNPDKPVTRVHYAVFLHRLLHMNNPIDPAAPAMRLPGHFAGISAQRLEESSMTMAQTMLSMLGQKVTRYSADQLITDKLEHGWAEVNSYSAGHSAGQMAKENILYLKRFVKKDSRLEEILDKWLQGDFSQVKDDYFYLRLTSDAEYGNCDVCEDHSSIHIRTKRAEEHFVRTLYGEEGLQRHREQWSITE
- a CDS encoding DUF6584 family protein codes for the protein MKEKIALALKRIEEDIESDDLGKARDRLHGLISTYPNELELRKKLGDIYFELKYPAMAGRYWYLEKNKTPQMKKACIVFENSMGNDMDKIARALKYKGDIELLEGLDIDPAFLSSEYKGKEKLVEEQDVPIGPTYKLIIFGCLSVILSIIIFASVGVYTFIEWMF
- a CDS encoding TetR-like C-terminal domain-containing protein, with the translated sequence MGPITAYLGVIIWWLKNDMPYTPAYMAKQLTRLSTVGPWVENPYL
- a CDS encoding IclR family transcriptional regulator, translating into MIQSIDRAMLIIEVMSDSQKDKWLVAELAKETGLPISTVYRLLQSLELHNLVSQIEYTKQYELGYKWMELGLKKYEKLDIRHVARPILEKLAKEVEETVYLNTPNDDVSIIIDRIDSPRNVRIIDSIGERIPMNIGAANKTMLAYAPPHNTDALLQRLIPEEGEREQFKQQLRSIKRKGFAISIGEKTEGTLAVGAPIFDFEGTVLGAISIEALEMQTTEDQLDHFIEKATEASEKISSAMGQIK
- a CDS encoding sodium:alanine symporter family protein, with translation MEGFTKFIADITNFIWGMPIMVILIGGGVFLTVRLGFFQFRYFPHIIKQTFGKIFSKSEGDGTLTPFQATASALASTMGAANIVGVPVAIALGGPGAIFWMWLVALIGIGTKYSEVVLGMHYREKNEVGEYVGGPMYYIRKGLGWKKVAYFLAFALMIEIVASTMVQSNSIATTMKGSFGLSPIVTGILVALLVVLVTYGGIKTIGKVSEKLIPFMVVIYLVAALVVIVANIKELPTAFGLIFEYAFRPMSAAGGFAGAGVAAAIRWGLARGLYSNEAGMGTAPIAHSAAITNHPAKQGFWGVFEVIVDTLVVCTITALVVLTSGVWKTMSPDDASSMVTEAFVPVFGSSLAGTIVSATLFLFVITTVVVIIFYGEKQAEFLFGTTFSKVMRFIYIGAIIVGAVGGLQFIWQFLDLLLALVVIPNVIAVLFLSGKVKEITNDYFMNLYPIERKK
- a CDS encoding M20/M25/M40 family metallo-hydrolase; amino-acid sequence: MYNQLRNLELSQQVEMLTRHLVSINSINGTLGEVEIVQEIYRILRSFPYFEEHPDHLWLQTIEGDPIGRQNVFALVKGEKLSKQTVLFHSHIDTVAVEDFGPLKKDAFSTDAMEDFFRGYENDPVIQQEALSGDWMFGRGSVDMKSGAAVHIANTLYFTEHPEKLTGNVLLLCNGDEESEHRGIIGALSELNRLQAEQGLDFITAINTDFITPLYDGDSNRYIYTGAAGKILPCFHIYGKEVHVGDTLSGIDPNFIAAKLTERIHNRYALAEKIPGELVLPPTCLQQRDTKELYTVQTAISSHLYFNYFVYEDTPEQILEKLLHEAREACEEAERYLQQQFEEYIEFTELPSRDLSWGIDVTTYDEYLQYLIQRGVNVKSIIDKALAKKSGDLRDVSFSIVSALQEADPEKKARVILFFAPPFLPHNYLKTDVSRDKKIQSSISEVLEEMGELTDECFELKKFFPYLADGSFLSIHEAEEELAPLVHNLPEWDNIYTIPFHTIQKLNIPSVNMGVYGKDGHKWTERVYKPYSFGVLPLLIRKTTMRMLEKASEDQSLELV
- a CDS encoding ATP-dependent Clp protease ATP-binding subunit, with the protein product MKCQHCGKNEATVSLRLHVNQQRMQMQMCHTCFQQIQGQLNAGKMPSYGHDANQFFQANGKPFAQTQVREVDENQGNGLLDQLGKNLSNDAEEGQIDPVIGRDNEVKRVIETLNRRNKNNPVLIGEPGVGKTAIAEGLAVKIHEGDVPSKLLNKQIYVLDVASLVSNTGIRGQFEERMKQLIEEIENRPDVIVFIDEIHLLVGAGSAEGSKMDAGNILKPALARGSMQIIGATTLKEYRQIEKDAALERRFQPIIVKEPSTEDAITILNGIKDRYEAFHEVRYSDETIRAFVTLSQRYIQDRFLPDKAIDLMDEVGARLNLQHASANVDAIGKRLEEVVQQKEQAAEEEDYEKAAALRQEEMQLRQQLEDANQGENTLYEVAVEDIEEIVEEKTGIPVTKLQASEQAKMKNLADNLRKKVIGQEEAADKVAKAIRRSRAGFKSKTRPIGSFLFVGPTGVGKTEITKVLAEELFGSRDTLIRLDMSEYMEKHAVSKIIGSPPGYVGHEEAGQLTEQVRRNPYSILLFDEIEKAHPDVQHMFLQIMEDGRLTDSHGRTVSFKDTVIIMTSNAGTGEKKVSVGFNQTAHESVSMLESLGDYFKPEFLNRFDAIVSFNELTEDNLLEIVDLMLVDLEEAIEENDIAISISPEAKRELVKLGYDKHFGARPLRRVIQDKIEDPLTDLILEEDDIEKVHVDVVDEEIVVSKA